In a genomic window of Lycium ferocissimum isolate CSIRO_LF1 chromosome 9, AGI_CSIRO_Lferr_CH_V1, whole genome shotgun sequence:
- the LOC132031240 gene encoding probable cytochrome c biosynthesis protein, translating to MISVASCLTIKAKASYQTSSRVNLVAVTGIKENSMRIEKGAANKYPKGALVDMGREQAERIIRNGNKGTTNLPLCWTAGTEKSVSDQNQEPIGI from the exons ATGATATCTGTCGCGTCATGTCTGACTATAAAAG CTAAGGCCTCCTACCAAACGAGCTCTCGTGTCAATTTGGTAGCAGTCACTGGTATTAAGGAGAACTCAATGAGAATAGAGAAAGGCGCTGCAAATAAATATCCCAAAG GAGCTCTAGTGGACATGGGCAGAGAGCAAGCAGAGCGTATCATTCGTAATGGGAATAAAGGTACCACTAATTTGCCTCTTTGTTGGACTGCTGGCACAGAAAAATCGGTCTCTGACCAGAACCAAGAACCAATTGGAATCTGA
- the LOC132032047 gene encoding receptor-like protein 7 has product MSWDESMDCCSWDGVTCDMLTGYVIGLDLSYGGLDGTIHPNSSLFLLHHLQMLNLDNNYFNYSSIPNEIGRLRNLRHLNLSHSTFHGKLPTQISYLSNLVSLDISGEFTLDQKTFETLLQNFTNLEVVSLSFVNISSPLPMNMSSSLRYVDLVFTNLRGDLTESFFLLPNLEQLKLSRNNLLKGVLPNIHLSNTLLELDIANTGIFGELPDSIGTLISLNYLNLAGCDFSGRIPDSIGNLTQIRELIFSANHFAGHIPPTISNLKQLTHLDFSSNSLGGEIPDVFSNLQELIKLSLTKNSFIGPFPSSILSLRRLQSLDLSENSLSGPLRCNMSMIQKLTDLHLSHNSLSGIIPSWVFSIPSLHELQLIHNRFNGVADELKQNPTLEVLDLSHNQLSGPVPRLLANLISLAELDLSTNNISDDAGIEALATLQRLAKIDLSYNPLSLRTSINGSKVTFPGLRILLLSSCELKDFPRLRNLKTLQVLDLSNSKIHGPIPKWFSSIRWDSLQYLNLSYNSLTGQLEQLHFNSLVYLDLKFNFL; this is encoded by the coding sequence ATGTCTTGGGACGAGAGTATGGATTGCTGCAGTTGGGATGGAGTCACTTGTGACATGTTAACAGGCTATGTTATTGGCCTGGACCTTAGTTATGGTGGGCTTGATGGAACAATTCATCCCAACAGTAGCCTCTTCCTACTCCATCATCTTCAGATGCTAAACCTTGATAACAATTACTTCAATTATTCTTCAATCCCAAATGAGATTGGCCGCTTGAGGAATTTGAGGCATCTCAACCTTTCTCACTCTACATTTCATGGTAAACTCCCAACACAAATTTCATACCTTTCCAATTTGGTTTCACTTGATATTTCTGGCGAATTCACACTTGACCAGAAAACATTTGAAACACTGCTCCAAAACTTCACAAATTTGGAGGTAGTTTCTCTCTCTTTTGTCAATATCTCATCACCACTACCTATGAATATGTCGTCTTCTTTAAGGTATGTGGATCTTGTATTTACTAATTTGCGAGGTGATCTCACAGAGAGCTTTTTTCTTCTGCCAAACTTGGAACAACTAAAATTGAGTCGGAATAATCTTCTCAAAGGAGTTTTACCAAATATCCACTTGAGCAACACTCTGTTAGAGTTGGATATCGCAAACACAGGCATCTTTGGTGAGCTGCCTGATTCAATTGGCACCTTGATATCCTTGAATTACTTAAACCTCGCAGGATGTGACTTCTCTGGTCGCATTCCTGATTCCATTGGCAATCTTACACAAATTAGGGAGTTGATTTTTTCGGCAAATCATTTCGCTGGCCATATTCCTCCAACAATCTCTAATTTGAAGCAGCTCACACATCTAGATTTTTCATCTAACTCCCTTGGAGGTGAAATTCCCGATGTTTTCTCTAACCTTCAAGAGCTAATTAAGTTGTCACTTACTAAAAACAGCTTCATTGGTCCGTTTCCTTCTTCAATTCTAAGCTTGAGACGTCTTCAAAGCTTAGACTTGAGTGAAAATTCGCTATCTGGTCCACTGCGTTGCAACATGAGCATGATTCAAAAGCTAACTGACCTGCATTTGTCTCACAACTCACTGAGTGGCATAATACCATCTTGGGTATTTAGCATCCCTTCCTTACATGAGCTGCAGCTCATTCATAATCGATTTAACGGAGTAGCTGACGAGCTTAAACAAAACCCAACATTAGAGGTTTTGGATTTAAGTCATAATCAACTCAGTGGTCCTGTTCCTCGATTGCTTGCAAATCTCATAAGCCTAGCCGAACTTGACCTTTCAACAAATAACATCAGTGACGATGCGGGAATAGAAGCCCTTGCGACTCTGCAAAGACTTGCAAAAATTGATCTTTCATACAATCCGCTATCATTGAGGACGAGCATCAATGGTAGCAAAGTCACTTTTCCTGGCCTGAGAATTTTGCTCTTATCATCTTGTGAACTGAAAGATTTTCCACGCTTGAGAAATTTGAAGACACTTCAGGTCTTGGATCTTTCTAATAGTAAGATTCACGGTCCAATCCCAAAGTGGTTTAGCAGCATCAGATGG